From Salinirubrum litoreum, one genomic window encodes:
- a CDS encoding YihY/virulence factor BrkB family protein, which produces MRRPNPIRLSKSVLAVANERNIKMTAASVAFYTFNTAIPLALLVFVGLSYFGGVGLLDRAVEIVIGGSASRFQAVADRISDDPPGRWRAAAIAAGILLWSAFRMFRAVDSSFAEVYDERKAASLTETLIDTVIVLVAVIVGVLVVGVAGALLSFRAEGAVWVPYTTGLLFVVLLVAFLPMYYIFPRVETSVWEALPGAVLAATGWAVSAVFFRLYLSLSPNPYGFAGAVLLLLTWLYVGGLVLLLGVVLNAVLGGHVEVDYEWLPGTDEA; this is translated from the coding sequence ATGCGTCGACCGAACCCGATCCGCCTGAGCAAGTCTGTGCTCGCGGTGGCCAACGAGCGAAACATCAAGATGACGGCCGCCAGCGTCGCGTTCTACACGTTCAACACCGCGATCCCGCTCGCACTGCTCGTCTTCGTCGGCCTGTCGTACTTCGGAGGCGTCGGACTCCTCGATCGGGCCGTCGAGATCGTCATCGGGGGGAGCGCGAGTCGGTTCCAGGCGGTCGCCGATCGTATCAGCGACGATCCGCCGGGTCGGTGGCGTGCCGCCGCGATCGCGGCCGGGATCCTGCTGTGGAGCGCCTTCCGCATGTTTCGCGCGGTCGACAGCTCCTTCGCCGAGGTGTACGACGAGCGCAAGGCGGCGTCGCTGACAGAGACACTGATCGACACGGTGATCGTCCTCGTCGCGGTGATCGTCGGCGTCCTGGTGGTCGGGGTCGCGGGCGCGCTCCTCTCCTTCCGTGCCGAGGGGGCAGTCTGGGTGCCGTACACCACCGGACTGCTGTTCGTCGTCCTGCTGGTCGCCTTTCTCCCGATGTACTACATCTTCCCGCGCGTCGAGACCTCCGTGTGGGAAGCTCTCCCCGGAGCAGTCCTCGCGGCGACGGGCTGGGCGGTCTCGGCGGTGTTCTTCCGGCTCTACCTGAGCCTCTCGCCGAACCCGTACGGGTTCGCCGGTGCCGTCCTCCTGCTGCTCACCTGGCTGTACGTCGGCGGACTCGTCCTCCTGTTGGGTGTCGTCCTGAACGCGGTGCTCGGGGGACACGTCGAAGTGGACTACGAGTGGCTCCCGGGCACCGACGAAGCGTGA
- a CDS encoding M48 family metallopeptidase, producing the protein MTHRGLQVRMVVAGTILFGFYALVGVFAAPIVGIPVVLAGSVLFVGVQYKLGKWLALRSVDAEDIDANEYPELVERFEALSDAMEIETPAFKRGRMGTPNAFAVGRKGSGVVVVSEVMLALYEDGHMTADEIEGVLAHELAHVKNRDVVMLLLGQSIASIVGLSVFFLVELVTDEIPILGFVISYVLSIVAQLLVMVFVLAISRYREYVADADAAEYTGNPDALARALATIKQVGESEQAADVDASTAAMCIFGGKRGLLDRVFATHPPMEKRIERLQSQ; encoded by the coding sequence ATGACTCACCGTGGCTTGCAGGTCCGGATGGTCGTCGCCGGGACGATCCTGTTCGGCTTCTACGCACTGGTCGGCGTCTTCGCCGCCCCGATCGTCGGGATTCCGGTCGTGCTCGCCGGATCGGTGCTGTTCGTCGGCGTCCAGTACAAACTCGGGAAGTGGCTCGCCCTCCGGAGCGTGGACGCCGAGGACATCGACGCGAACGAGTACCCCGAACTCGTCGAACGGTTCGAGGCCCTGAGCGACGCGATGGAGATCGAGACCCCGGCGTTCAAGCGTGGGCGGATGGGGACGCCGAACGCCTTCGCAGTCGGTCGGAAGGGATCGGGTGTCGTCGTCGTCAGCGAGGTCATGCTGGCGCTGTACGAGGACGGTCACATGACCGCAGACGAGATCGAGGGCGTGCTGGCTCACGAACTCGCCCACGTGAAGAACCGCGACGTGGTGATGCTCTTGCTGGGCCAGTCGATCGCCTCCATCGTCGGCCTGAGCGTCTTCTTCCTGGTCGAACTCGTCACCGACGAGATTCCGATTCTCGGCTTCGTGATCAGCTACGTGCTGAGTATCGTCGCCCAACTGCTCGTGATGGTGTTCGTGCTGGCAATCTCGCGGTACCGCGAGTACGTCGCCGACGCCGACGCCGCCGAGTACACCGGGAACCCCGACGCGCTGGCGCGGGCACTCGCCACGATCAAGCAGGTCGGCGAGAGCGAACAGGCCGCAGACGTGGACGCCAGCACCGCCGCGATGTGTATCTTCGGCGGGAAGCGCGGCCTGCTGGACCGCGTGTTCGCGACGCACCCACCGATGGAAAAGCGGATTGAGCGCCTGCAGTCGCAGTAG